Below is a genomic region from Mus caroli chromosome 13, CAROLI_EIJ_v1.1, whole genome shotgun sequence.
CCTTTCTGCTTGTTGACTTTTTGAAGTCCTTTATTTATGTATTGCGATCTCTATGCCCTGACAGTTTAATTATTGACAGTTTACTTTGGGGCAAGTATCGACCATTCCTTTGTGAAATAAGTTAGGCTcttaaatgaaaaccaaacaacGGAACCTCTTTCCCACAGCGTGGCAGCATTTCCCCCTGGTACCAAGGTTCATTGGACACATCCCAGCCCGGCTGCTGCTTGGCcgaatctttaaatatttaacctTTGTTCAACTCTACAGCATGAGTGAGGGGCGAGCTAGGGAACAAGCCAGAGTCCTTCCACGGCCGCGAGAAGGCTCTAAGGAGACTGCGGGGTCCACCTCGTGTCTAGCTGCGGCTCTCTGGGCTGAGAGTCCCCTGGACGAACTCCTCACCCACTCCGTCTCCTCGCCGGCGTCCCACGCAGGACGCGAGGCCACGAAGCCCCACCTGCAGCGCACACGAAGCGGCGCGCGGCGGCATCACCGGCCGCGGACCCGAAGTCTCCGCGCCGCCCCTCCCCGCCCTCCCGCTCTGGCTCTAGCCATGGCGCCGCCGGAAACCCGCCCGCCACTTCCTcatcccgccccgccccgccccgccttCGGGCGGGACCTGAGCGGAGCGGCTTCCGCTTTCCACTTTCCTGCCTGGTGGTGAGTGGGAATGGGAGCGGGGATCCCCTAGGGCTGCGGTGGCTTGCAGTAGCCTAAGCTGAGCGTGTGGCCGGGCTCTCCCGGCTCTCTGAGCTCCTGACTGCGGGTCCTGCCCGGCTTCGCTCGGCGGGGCGGCGTCCTTAGCCGGTGAGGCCGACTGATGACCGTGGACATGGCCCGGGGCAAGGAGAATGCTAAGCGGGGAAAGTTAGGAGAGAGAAGCTGTAAGTCTAGAGAACGCCTGGTGCAGCTCCGGGTCCCCTAGGCTTTTTGAGGTGAAGGAGTGTGCCTGAAAGTGAGGCGAGGATGTTCTGGTCCGAGACTGAGGTGCTCTCGAGATGTGGCCTGTGGACCGTAACTTTGCCATAACCTAGTCATCAAGTCGCGCTAGTCTTATTTGCAAAGTTGGGCGGTTTTCGCAGAGACTTGTATTTAGTTCGTTACTGGACTCGAGAAAGATCGATCCTTCTTGGACCTTCCTGCAAACTGGTTACAACTGGGCGAGGGCGTAACGACAAGGGACTGGATGGTTAATGTCTCCAGCAAGTTTAATGTGCTGAAAAGTAGGGGCATGGTTTCTGGTACAAATACGGAGATAGCATGGGGACATGGAAGTTAAATCCAGGGATAGTTTTCTTGATGTGACGGGTTGTGGGTACCATGATTATTTTGgtaattctttattttcttgtaagGTACACTAGTTGTACTACAGACCACAAAACCTTTAAAGAGCAAGGCATAGTGTTTGACTTTGTAACGATGTACCCAATCCAACAAGTAAATGAGGAGTCTTAAGTACAAGCAGTTTAAATTCTTGGTTGGTCAGCGGTGGATCATCTGTCTACTGTGCTCTACTTGGCTttggtttggatccccagcagtAGATGCAAAGATTAAAAATCTTTATGGGCATGGTGCCTGTAACATGTCAGCCAGccagcttgatttttttaatattagtgaAAGTCATTCAGACAAAATTTTAGTAGTCAAGTAATTTACTTAAAATACTTGGCTTCTACGAATGAGTACTCTTATTTTGGGGCATTTGCAGTTGTAATTTAGGGAGAAATAGGTGTTAAGGGGCTATACTATTATAGAAAGAtgtttttacttgtttgtgtTTAGAGaattgagagattttttttcccattcctaATCTTACTGTAAAGgtatcttttattctcctgttgtaATTGTCATCTTTGAGGCTTACTGCTCAGTCTGCTAACCCAGTCCTAGTCccggaagcttctagcctccatactaTCTTATCTAGGCTTAGagtgttttcagcttctgagacttaTTGCTGAAAAGTGCatcctttcttgttcttcctgagtgctggctaACTTACTCACTCACTTACTcactcaactgttctggctcaaactccttgccaagttgactgattcaatctggcttctctttctcctcttctgaattgctctgcttgacctcaaactctaGCAATGTGTtctgctcttctggcttctcatcctctggctcattgtcttcacctgtgtctagcttgttctctctctccagcctgtctctgtaaaactctcctggtaaaactgccttctcctttcttctctctctgggctgctctcttaagtagcctctttttcctctttcttcttttgagggcTGGGCACATCCTGtatctatcaaatctttctctgattcatcactttgacatcactttcaaatttggtgcttccttctacaaactaacttgaccttgtttgggattaaaggttgtaTACTAAGGGCGTGTCTGCATTCCAGGCAGAGGgaccaaaggtgtgtgctaagggcggGGCCACACTATagcacaatcttggggttcacagtgtgatcaaaatATCCTGCAATATCTTACAATAGTTATGacttaattttctccttttctagctcatccatgtatatgtatatagaattTAACCCCCTCCACATCGTATGGTCATACTGAAGAAGACATAACCAACAATCATCTGAATTGATTGACTCACGGATAGTCCCAGGGGAAATTAGAGGTCACTACTCTAACATAAggtaaatggtttttaaaaatcttagctTGAGACTTTAGGTggctgtaaacacacacaaaccttcCCTAATGCTGGCATTGTAATTCAACCTGTAATTGAAACAGGTTGCTAGAAATAGGAACAATATAGAAAATGCCACTCAAGTCCTCACCATATTTTACCAGGTGATCCTCCATTACCAACTCAAAAAAGACCAAGATGCACACTTACCGTGTGGATGAATTtctcattgtgattttttttttttttgtagagctGTCAAATTTGAAAGCCCATAACTtagcaatcttttttttccccctagatgtatgaatgtggatttttttttttttttaaagcatcatgGTTTCCTTAACCTACGTTCCAAAAATAAAcatctacttctctttctctgggAGAATTTTTTTATGGTCTGGCCCGAGAAGTCAGACAAGAAGTCTGATTTGTACTTTTGTTAATTAGCACTCAGCAGTACTAATGGTCTGTCAGCAACGGCAGGCTTCAGCTCTTTCCTGAATTGAGCCGGTGGAAGTCAAGATCTTTGTTTGTCTGCTCCTGCACAGTTTGTCCTGAGAATTAGAGGCATGGAGGACGCCCATAGGACACAGTTCAAGTGGGCCTTACCTTCTATAAATTGGTCTTTACTTTCTATAAATTATTTGTGTTGTTCGatttgaactatttttttttcctaaatggaGATACTAATCTTTATTGAAATGCTACTAATTAATactgaataaaacaaaactatgcaATAATGGAATTCTGATTAAATTGGATGTGTTCTAACTTTCAGGATTTGAGTAACCATATagtcttctggttttttttttatttttttctttcccccctcccttcatTCTCCAAGCCGCTTCCTGCTTGCTGCAAAGATGCTTGACATAAAGGCTTGGGCTGAGTATGTTGTGGAGTGGGCTGCAAAGGACCCATATGGCTTCCTTACCACAGTTATCTTGGCGCTCACACCACTGTTCCTAGCTAGTGCTGTACTGTCCTGGAAGTTGGCCAAGATGATTGAAGCCAGAGAGAAGgagcaaaagaagaaacaaaaacggCAAGAAAACATCGCAAAAGCTAAACGGCTAAAGAAGGATTGACGGGGCGCACAGACTGTAGCTAGAGAAGACCCTCTGGAAGCTCTGCAGCTTTGGAAGGACTCTCACGGAATTTCCAGGCGGTTCCTGATGACTCCTGATAGTATTATTTAGTGAATTAATCTGACCGTACAGAAGAGTCATGTTCTGACCTCAATACTATAGTAACTTTTAGGCTTGGAAATAAAAGTTTGTTGGTATCTACTGGCAAGTATTTAAGTTAGCATTTATCATACAGGTGGAGCATACCTAATGTGAAAATTCAACGCTCAGAAGCACTGTAAAACCTAACACCTGTGCTCAAGACATGATGCCAAGAGCGGAAAAGCCCACAGCCCACTTCGGGATGGGTTGCAGTCAAAATACAGGTGCACTAAAAATACATCAAGTTATCTTCAAGCCATGAGAAATATAAGCGGACCTTGTGTTCAGAATTGGATCCCATTCTCAAGGTATTATGAAATACTTtaaagtctggaaaaaaaattaaaacattccaaGCCCCAAGAATTTCTGTCTGTTCAACCTGTAGTAAAAATTCTTTAAACTGACACTCATTTGCCATTTTGGAGCTTAAAGTATTCAAGTGAAAAATGATGAGAAAATGGTTTTAGAATATGGTAGTTTAAATGGGGTTCAGTTCTAGACAGAGGATATTAGGAATGTAAAAGAACTAACCGGAAGTGGAAAGTTTACTTTGGCTTAAAAGAGATACAGTATATTAATCACCTTTTCAAAATCATTACTGCTTATTTTTTTTGGAATGGAAGCATTactttctcaaaggaaaattTTATTAATGAGTATggctattttcattcttctgactTTAGCTTTTAACACAGCTAGTAATTATCAAGATACTGCATTGTAAAACCTAACTTTATATAGGATTCTTATTACCTTGACCACGTTCAGTACCACCTACTGGATGGACTAGGTTCTGTACTTTGAACACTGCCATTTGCTTAAACGTGTTGCAGAGTAACATGCTGTAGAGCCGGCAGTGCAGATGCTTTGTGCTGGTGACACCTTGGGTTctgttttaaatgtaaacttgTTAAATGTCACCGGATAATTAGCTGATTACATAGAcactacttttgtttttattgtttacaaCCAATATAGTAGTGATGTCCTGTTACTCTTTACTTAATATAGGTTCAAAGTGAAAATCAGAATTTCAAATTTATGAAGTCATACTTCATAATTTAAGCCAGTAAGGGTTTAAATTTGGGAACATGATTTCATGGGTATAACAGTGGTTGCAGGGATTGCAATAAAATGGCAGAAGTACAAGCTGGGCACCTTCCAGTGGTAATACACATACGAGACTATTAATCATGGCTTTTCTAAATGCATTGTCGAGCAAAATTCACTGCAGTATTTTAGTGCTTATTACTGTTTTCTGCACCTCTGATAATTTTAAGTTAGAATAATTGTTAgtcttaataaaaatgaaactaaatattgaaataaatttgATACCTTTTTAtaaagaggtcc
It encodes:
- the Smim15 gene encoding small integral membrane protein 15 encodes the protein MLDIKAWAEYVVEWAAKDPYGFLTTVILALTPLFLASAVLSWKLAKMIEAREKEQKKKQKRQENIAKAKRLKKD